The following coding sequences are from one Canis lupus baileyi chromosome 19, mCanLup2.hap1, whole genome shotgun sequence window:
- the MAN2B1 gene encoding lysosomal alpha-mannosidase isoform X1, with protein MGADARPSGVRAGGGGRGSAGPGTSSRALQPPLPPLSFLFLLLVAAPGARAAGYETCPVVQPDMLNVHLVAHTHDDVGWLKTVDQYFYGIQNDVQHAGVQYILDSVILSLLMEPTRRFIYVEIAFFSRWWQQQTNATQEVVRNLVRQGRLEFANGGWVMNDEAATHYGAIIDQMTLGLRFLEDTFGKDGRPRVAWHIDPFGHSREQASLFAQMGFDGFFFGRLDYQDKSVRQEKLQMEQVWRASASLKPPVADLFTSVLPNMYNPPEKLCWDTLCADKPFVEDPRSPEYNAKELVNYFLQLATAQSEHYRTNHTIMTMGSDFQYENANMWFKNLDRLIQLVNAQQQANGSRINVLYSTPACYLWELNKANLTWSVKQDDFFPYADGPHKFWTGYFSSRPALKRYERLSYNFLQVCNQLEALAGPAANVGPYGSGDSAPLNEAMAVLQHHDAVSGTSRQHVANDYARQLAAGWGPCEVLLSNSLARLSGSKEDFTYCRDLNISVCPLTQTAKSFQVTIYNPLGRKVDWMVRLPVSERVFDVRDPNGTIVPSDVVILPSSDGLELLFSASVPALGFSIYSVTQVPGRRPHAHSRQPRSQKSWSRVLDIQNEYIRARFDPDTGFLVELENLEQNLLLPVRQAFYWYNASVGNNLSTQVSGAYIFRPNRQEPLIVSHWAQTRVVKTPLVQEVHQNFSAWCSQVVRLYPGQRHLELEWTVGPIPVGDGWGKEVISRFDTVLETKGLFYTDSNGREILERRRDYRPTWKLNQTEPVAGNYYPVNSRIYIRDGHVQLTVLTDRSQGGSSLRDGSVELMVHRRLLKDDGRGVGEPLLEEGSGLWVRGRHLVLLDKAQTAATGHRLQAEKEVLAPQVVLAPGGGAPYHLGVAPRKQFSGLRRELPPSVHLLTLARWDRTRLLLRLEHQFAVGEGSGNLSSPVTLDLKDLFSAFTITYLQETTLAANQPRASASRLKWTPNTGPTAQPSPPRLDPTTITLEPMEIRTFLASVQWKEHG; from the exons aTGGGCGCCGACGCGCGGCCTTCGGGGGTCCGCGCTGGCGGTGGCGGCCGGGGCTCGGCAGGGCCCGGGACGAGCTCCCGCGCGCTGCAGCCACCGCTCCcgcctctctccttcctctttttgttgttggtggcGGCGCCCGGCGCTCGGGCAGCGGGATACGAG ACATGCCCTGTAGTACAACCGGATATGCTCAACGTGCACCTGGTGGCCCACACACATGATGATGTGGGCTGGCTCAAGACTGTGGACCAGTACTTTTATGGCA TCCAGAATGATGTCCAGCATGCAGGTGTGCAGTACATCCTAGATTCAGTCATCTTGTCCCTGCTGATGGAGCCCACCCGCCGATTCATCTATGTGGAGATTGCCTTCTTCTCCCGTTGGTGGCAGCAGCAGACAAATGCAACACAGGAAGTCGTGCGGAACCTGGTGCGCCAGG GACGCCTGGAGTTTGCCAATGGTGGCTGGGTGATGAACGATGAGGCAGCCACCCACTACGGAGCCATCATAGACCAGATGACGCTCGGGTTGCGCTTTCTGGAAGACACCTTTGGCAAAGATGGGCGCCCCCGTGTGGCTTGGCACATTGACCCCTTCGGTCACTCTCGGGAGCAGGCCTCGCTGTTTGCACAG atGGGCTTTGATGGCTTCTTCTTCGGGCGGCTGGATTATCAAGATAAGAGTGTGCGGCAGGAGAAGCTACAAATGGAGCAGGTTTGGCGGGCTAGCGCCAGCCTGAAGCCCCCAGTGGCCGACCTCTTTACCA GTGTGCTCCCCAATATGTACAACCCACCGGAGAAACTGTGCTGGGACACGCTGTGTGCTGACAAGCCCTTTGTGGAGGACCCACGCAGTCCCGAGTACAATGCCAAGGAGCTGGTCAATTACTTCCTGCAGTTGGCCACTGCCCAG AGCGAGCATTACCGCACAAACCACACCATAATGACCATGGGCTCAGACTTCCAATACGAGAATGCCAACATGTGGTTCAAGAACCTTGACCGGCTCATCCAGCTGGTCAACGCTCAG CAGCAGGCCAATGGGAGCCGCATCAATGTTCTCTACTCTACTCCAGCCTGTTACCTCTGGGAGCTGAACAAGGCCAACCTCACCTG GTCTGTAAAACAGGACGACTTCTTTCCCTACGCTGACGGCCCTCACAAGTTCTGGACTGGTTACTTCTCCAGCCGGCCGGCCCTCAAACGCTACGAGCGCCTCAGCTACAACTTTCTGCAG GTGTGCAACCAGCTGGAGGCACTGGCGGGTCCGGCGGCCAACGTGGGACCCTATGGCTCAGGAGACAGTGCACCCCTCA ATGAGGCGATGGCCGTGCTCCAGCACCACGACGCGGTCAGCGGCACCTCCCGGCAGCACGTGGCCAACGACTACGCGCGCCAGCTCGCGGCCGGCTGGGGGCCCTGCGAG GTTCTCCTGAGCAATTCGCTGGCGCGGCTCAGCGGCTCCAAGGAGGACTTCACGTACTGCCGCGACCTCAACATCAGTGTCTGTCCGCTCACCCAGACGGCAAAGAGT TTCCAAGTAACCATTTATAACCCCTTGGGGCGGAAAGTGGATTGGATGGTGCGGCTGCCGGTCAGCGAACGCGTTTTTGACGTGAGGGACCCGAATGGCACGATTGTGCCCAGCGAT GTGGTGATACTTCCTAGCTCAGACGGTTTGGAGCTGCTTTTCTCAGCTTCAGTGCCTGCCCTGGGCTTCAGCATCTACTCAGTAACCCAGGTGCCTGGCCGGAGACCCCATGCCCACAGCCGCCAGCCGAGATCCCAGAAGTCCTGGTCCCGTGTCTTGGACATCCAAAATGAG TACATCCGGGCTAGGTTTGACCCTGACACAGGATTCCTGGTGGAGTTGGAAAACCTGGAACAGAACCTCCTGTTGCCGGTTCGCCAAGCCTTTTACTG GTACAATGCCAGTGTAGGCAACAACCTAAGTACCCAGGTCTCAGGTGCCTACATCTTCAGACCCAACCGCCAGGAACCACTGATCGTGAGCCACTGGGCTCAAACCCGCGTGGTGAAG ACACCCTTGGTGCAGGAAGTGCACCAGAACTTCTCAGCCTGGTGTTCCCAGGTGGTCCGTCTGTATCCAGGGCAGCGGCACCTGGAGCTGGAGTGGACGGTGGGACCAATACCTGTGGG TGACGGCTGGGGGAAGGAGGTCATCAGCCGCTTTGACACTGTGCTGGAGACAAAAGGACTTTTCTACACGGACAGCAATGGCCGGGAGATCCTGGAAAGGAG GCGGGACTATCGCCCCACCTGGAAGCTGAACCAGACTGAGCCAGTGGCAGGAAACTACTATCCGGTCAACAGCCGCATTTACATCAGG GATGGCCACGTGCAGCTGACGGTGCTGACCGATCGCTCCCAGGGGGGCAGCAGCCTGAGGGACGGCTCCGTGGAGCTCATG GTGCACCGGAGGCTTCTGAAAGACGATGGACGTGGCGTGGGGGAGCCGCTGCTGGAGGAGGGGTCGGGGCTGTGGGTGCGAGGGCGCCACCTCGTGCTGCTGGACAAGGCTCAGACCGCGGCCACCGGGCACCGGCTGCAAGCAGAGAAGGAGGTGCTGGCCCCGCAGGTGGTGCTGGCCCCCGGTGGCGGCGCCCCCTACCACCTGGGAGTCGCCCCGCGCAAGcag TTCTCGGGGCTCCGCCGGGAGCTGCCTCCCTCCGTACACCTGCTCACACTGGCCCGCTGGGACCGGACGAGGCTGCTGCTGCGCTTGGAGCACCAGTTCGCTGTAGGGGAGGGTTCTGGCAACCTGAGCTCCCCGGTGACCTTGGATTTGAag GACCTGTTCTCCGCCTTCACCATCACGTACCTGCAGGAGACCACGCTGGCAGCCAACCAGCCCCGGGCCAGCGCCTCCAGGCTCAAGTGGACACCAAACACGG GCCCTACAGCCCAGCCCTCTCCCCCTCGGCTGGACCCCACCACCATCACGCTGGAGCCCATGGAAATCCGCACTTTCCTGGCCTCGGTCCAGTGGAAAGAGCATGGCTAG
- the MAN2B1 gene encoding lysosomal alpha-mannosidase isoform X2 has product MGADARPSGVRAGGGGRGSAGPGTSSRALQPPLPPLSFLFLLLVAAPGARAAGYETCPVVQPDMLNVHLVAHTHDDVGWLKTVDQYFYGIQNDVQHAGVQYILDSVILSLLMEPTRRFIYVEIAFFSRWWQQQTNATQEVVRNLVRQGRLEFANGGWVMNDEAATHYGAIIDQMTLGLRFLEDTFGKDGRPRVAWHIDPFGHSREQASLFAQMGFDGFFFGRLDYQDKSVRQEKLQMEQVWRASASLKPPVADLFTSVLPNMYNPPEKLCWDTLCADKPFVEDPRSPEYNAKELVNYFLQLATAQSEHYRTNHTIMTMGSDFQYENANMWFKNLDRLIQLVNAQQANGSRINVLYSTPACYLWELNKANLTWSVKQDDFFPYADGPHKFWTGYFSSRPALKRYERLSYNFLQVCNQLEALAGPAANVGPYGSGDSAPLNEAMAVLQHHDAVSGTSRQHVANDYARQLAAGWGPCEVLLSNSLARLSGSKEDFTYCRDLNISVCPLTQTAKSFQVTIYNPLGRKVDWMVRLPVSERVFDVRDPNGTIVPSDVVILPSSDGLELLFSASVPALGFSIYSVTQVPGRRPHAHSRQPRSQKSWSRVLDIQNEYIRARFDPDTGFLVELENLEQNLLLPVRQAFYWYNASVGNNLSTQVSGAYIFRPNRQEPLIVSHWAQTRVVKTPLVQEVHQNFSAWCSQVVRLYPGQRHLELEWTVGPIPVGDGWGKEVISRFDTVLETKGLFYTDSNGREILERRRDYRPTWKLNQTEPVAGNYYPVNSRIYIRDGHVQLTVLTDRSQGGSSLRDGSVELMVHRRLLKDDGRGVGEPLLEEGSGLWVRGRHLVLLDKAQTAATGHRLQAEKEVLAPQVVLAPGGGAPYHLGVAPRKQFSGLRRELPPSVHLLTLARWDRTRLLLRLEHQFAVGEGSGNLSSPVTLDLKDLFSAFTITYLQETTLAANQPRASASRLKWTPNTGPTAQPSPPRLDPTTITLEPMEIRTFLASVQWKEHG; this is encoded by the exons aTGGGCGCCGACGCGCGGCCTTCGGGGGTCCGCGCTGGCGGTGGCGGCCGGGGCTCGGCAGGGCCCGGGACGAGCTCCCGCGCGCTGCAGCCACCGCTCCcgcctctctccttcctctttttgttgttggtggcGGCGCCCGGCGCTCGGGCAGCGGGATACGAG ACATGCCCTGTAGTACAACCGGATATGCTCAACGTGCACCTGGTGGCCCACACACATGATGATGTGGGCTGGCTCAAGACTGTGGACCAGTACTTTTATGGCA TCCAGAATGATGTCCAGCATGCAGGTGTGCAGTACATCCTAGATTCAGTCATCTTGTCCCTGCTGATGGAGCCCACCCGCCGATTCATCTATGTGGAGATTGCCTTCTTCTCCCGTTGGTGGCAGCAGCAGACAAATGCAACACAGGAAGTCGTGCGGAACCTGGTGCGCCAGG GACGCCTGGAGTTTGCCAATGGTGGCTGGGTGATGAACGATGAGGCAGCCACCCACTACGGAGCCATCATAGACCAGATGACGCTCGGGTTGCGCTTTCTGGAAGACACCTTTGGCAAAGATGGGCGCCCCCGTGTGGCTTGGCACATTGACCCCTTCGGTCACTCTCGGGAGCAGGCCTCGCTGTTTGCACAG atGGGCTTTGATGGCTTCTTCTTCGGGCGGCTGGATTATCAAGATAAGAGTGTGCGGCAGGAGAAGCTACAAATGGAGCAGGTTTGGCGGGCTAGCGCCAGCCTGAAGCCCCCAGTGGCCGACCTCTTTACCA GTGTGCTCCCCAATATGTACAACCCACCGGAGAAACTGTGCTGGGACACGCTGTGTGCTGACAAGCCCTTTGTGGAGGACCCACGCAGTCCCGAGTACAATGCCAAGGAGCTGGTCAATTACTTCCTGCAGTTGGCCACTGCCCAG AGCGAGCATTACCGCACAAACCACACCATAATGACCATGGGCTCAGACTTCCAATACGAGAATGCCAACATGTGGTTCAAGAACCTTGACCGGCTCATCCAGCTGGTCAACGCTCAG CAGGCCAATGGGAGCCGCATCAATGTTCTCTACTCTACTCCAGCCTGTTACCTCTGGGAGCTGAACAAGGCCAACCTCACCTG GTCTGTAAAACAGGACGACTTCTTTCCCTACGCTGACGGCCCTCACAAGTTCTGGACTGGTTACTTCTCCAGCCGGCCGGCCCTCAAACGCTACGAGCGCCTCAGCTACAACTTTCTGCAG GTGTGCAACCAGCTGGAGGCACTGGCGGGTCCGGCGGCCAACGTGGGACCCTATGGCTCAGGAGACAGTGCACCCCTCA ATGAGGCGATGGCCGTGCTCCAGCACCACGACGCGGTCAGCGGCACCTCCCGGCAGCACGTGGCCAACGACTACGCGCGCCAGCTCGCGGCCGGCTGGGGGCCCTGCGAG GTTCTCCTGAGCAATTCGCTGGCGCGGCTCAGCGGCTCCAAGGAGGACTTCACGTACTGCCGCGACCTCAACATCAGTGTCTGTCCGCTCACCCAGACGGCAAAGAGT TTCCAAGTAACCATTTATAACCCCTTGGGGCGGAAAGTGGATTGGATGGTGCGGCTGCCGGTCAGCGAACGCGTTTTTGACGTGAGGGACCCGAATGGCACGATTGTGCCCAGCGAT GTGGTGATACTTCCTAGCTCAGACGGTTTGGAGCTGCTTTTCTCAGCTTCAGTGCCTGCCCTGGGCTTCAGCATCTACTCAGTAACCCAGGTGCCTGGCCGGAGACCCCATGCCCACAGCCGCCAGCCGAGATCCCAGAAGTCCTGGTCCCGTGTCTTGGACATCCAAAATGAG TACATCCGGGCTAGGTTTGACCCTGACACAGGATTCCTGGTGGAGTTGGAAAACCTGGAACAGAACCTCCTGTTGCCGGTTCGCCAAGCCTTTTACTG GTACAATGCCAGTGTAGGCAACAACCTAAGTACCCAGGTCTCAGGTGCCTACATCTTCAGACCCAACCGCCAGGAACCACTGATCGTGAGCCACTGGGCTCAAACCCGCGTGGTGAAG ACACCCTTGGTGCAGGAAGTGCACCAGAACTTCTCAGCCTGGTGTTCCCAGGTGGTCCGTCTGTATCCAGGGCAGCGGCACCTGGAGCTGGAGTGGACGGTGGGACCAATACCTGTGGG TGACGGCTGGGGGAAGGAGGTCATCAGCCGCTTTGACACTGTGCTGGAGACAAAAGGACTTTTCTACACGGACAGCAATGGCCGGGAGATCCTGGAAAGGAG GCGGGACTATCGCCCCACCTGGAAGCTGAACCAGACTGAGCCAGTGGCAGGAAACTACTATCCGGTCAACAGCCGCATTTACATCAGG GATGGCCACGTGCAGCTGACGGTGCTGACCGATCGCTCCCAGGGGGGCAGCAGCCTGAGGGACGGCTCCGTGGAGCTCATG GTGCACCGGAGGCTTCTGAAAGACGATGGACGTGGCGTGGGGGAGCCGCTGCTGGAGGAGGGGTCGGGGCTGTGGGTGCGAGGGCGCCACCTCGTGCTGCTGGACAAGGCTCAGACCGCGGCCACCGGGCACCGGCTGCAAGCAGAGAAGGAGGTGCTGGCCCCGCAGGTGGTGCTGGCCCCCGGTGGCGGCGCCCCCTACCACCTGGGAGTCGCCCCGCGCAAGcag TTCTCGGGGCTCCGCCGGGAGCTGCCTCCCTCCGTACACCTGCTCACACTGGCCCGCTGGGACCGGACGAGGCTGCTGCTGCGCTTGGAGCACCAGTTCGCTGTAGGGGAGGGTTCTGGCAACCTGAGCTCCCCGGTGACCTTGGATTTGAag GACCTGTTCTCCGCCTTCACCATCACGTACCTGCAGGAGACCACGCTGGCAGCCAACCAGCCCCGGGCCAGCGCCTCCAGGCTCAAGTGGACACCAAACACGG GCCCTACAGCCCAGCCCTCTCCCCCTCGGCTGGACCCCACCACCATCACGCTGGAGCCCATGGAAATCCGCACTTTCCTGGCCTCGGTCCAGTGGAAAGAGCATGGCTAG